ATGCAAAAGTAAACGGTTTGACTTTAGGTTCAAATGAGATATTTTTCAATCCTGAATCAATAAAGGGTGGGTCTTTCAGGATAGATATAGGTACAGCCGGTTCTTCCAGTTTAGTTTTGCAGGCTCTAATGCCTGTTACATCTTATTCATCTAACACTGTCGACATCGAAATCAAAGGAGGAACCAATACAATCAATGCTCCACCAATTGAGTATGTACAAAAAGTATTGTTGCCTATGATTTCAAAAATGGGATTTAAAGGATTCGTTGATCTTAAGCGTCGAGGATTCTATCCAAAGGGCCAAGGAATTATAAATGCTAGATTTGAGCCTGTGAAAAAAATAAATCCTATCCAATTAACAGAATTTGGAGAAGTTGAAGCAATAAATGGCATTTCACATAGCTCAAATTTACCACCTCATATAGTTGAGCGTATGGCTAAAAGTGCTTCAGTAGCTTTAGCTGAAAAAGGCTATAGCAATGTAAACATCAAGACTGAAGTATTAAGATTCGGAGATCCAAAATGCGCATTAGATTCTGGATGTGAATTAGTTCTTCTAGCCGAATTGAGCTCTGGATCTATAATTGGTACTAATTCATTGGGTAAGATCGGTAAGCCCGCTGAAAAAGTTGGTATAGAAGCCGCATATAATTTATTGACTCAACTCAAGAAATCTGCTCCAGTTGATAAGCATTTGGCTGATCAATTAATCCCCTACATGA
This is a stretch of genomic DNA from Candidatus Bathyarchaeota archaeon. It encodes these proteins:
- the rtcA gene encoding RNA 3'-terminal phosphate cyclase, with amino-acid sequence MIEISGDILEGGGQILRNSISLTTVANKSIRIFNIRAKRSKPGLRAQHINAIKAVAKLADAKVNGLTLGSNEIFFNPESIKGGSFRIDIGTAGSSSLVLQALMPVTSYSSNTVDIEIKGGTNTINAPPIEYVQKVLLPMISKMGFKGFVDLKRRGFYPKGQGIINARFEPVKKINPIQLTEFGEVEAINGISHSSNLPPHIVERMAKSASVALAEKGYSNVNIKTEVLRFGDPKCALDSGCELVLLAELSSGSIIGTNSLGKIGKPAEKVGIEAAYNLLTQLKKSAPVDKHLADQLIPYMSIADGRSKIMTTELTLHTLTCIEVSKRILHIDFKVKGELGEPASIECDGIGLKNPI